One Methylobacterium oryzae DNA window includes the following coding sequences:
- a CDS encoding response regulator, whose translation MATVLAVDDSPSIRQMIKVVLGPAGHTVIEAGDGAEGLAKARSESVNLVITDLNMPVMNGLEMIKQLRTLPSCTGVPILFLSTESDEAIKQQAKAAGATGWITKPFKPEQLLAVVGKLVRA comes from the coding sequence ATGGCCACTGTCCTCGCCGTCGACGATTCGCCTAGCATCCGGCAGATGATCAAGGTGGTGCTCGGCCCGGCCGGCCACACGGTGATCGAGGCCGGCGACGGCGCCGAAGGCCTCGCGAAGGCCAGGAGCGAGAGCGTCAACCTCGTCATCACCGATCTCAACATGCCGGTGATGAACGGGCTGGAGATGATCAAGCAGCTGCGGACGCTGCCGAGCTGCACGGGCGTGCCGATCCTCTTCCTGAGCACGGAATCCGACGAGGCGATCAAGCAGCAGGCGAAGGCGGCCGGGGCGACCGGCTGGATCACCAAGCCGTTCAAGCCCGAGCAGCTGCTCGCGGTCGTGGGCAAGCTCGTCCGCGCCTGA
- a CDS encoding methyl-accepting chemotaxis protein has protein sequence MAFQVAHDILRQVPARFRRPEMRSEAGSDDRRGSGAAIPAAPLPEAAASSSEPAPPPAAIVAEPAPAAQAADLLQAWLGLSAQQRTLLDALVAELGIVSTDVEANVHGLSNRFQSIAATTCEQSEIVRGLVASVQTVRIDDRTLQLGDVAAGLGETLTALIERITLMSSRGSTLAQGLAGVLEGLSSVEGSVAQIERINRQTNLLALNAKIEAARAGASGAAFAVVADEVRGLATTINALSDVIKQQIGTMAAGLRGSHALLGDIAAIDMSEESRTAETRVRMVMRALVEQNAQVAGILQQTAETTQAITQDVSAAIVAMQFQDRAKQRIQNVEGLLRSAGAELGRLADHSADRVAAPDAAADPAWIAAAIAGCTLGEVRARLTERLLGGAPASETPADAAADDLDGIDLF, from the coding sequence ATGGCCTTCCAAGTCGCCCACGACATCCTCAGGCAGGTCCCGGCCCGGTTCCGCCGGCCCGAGATGCGGTCCGAGGCGGGGTCCGATGACCGGCGCGGATCGGGCGCGGCGATCCCGGCCGCCCCGCTCCCGGAGGCGGCCGCGTCGTCCAGCGAGCCCGCGCCGCCGCCCGCCGCGATCGTGGCCGAGCCGGCGCCCGCCGCGCAGGCGGCCGACCTGCTCCAGGCCTGGCTCGGCCTCTCGGCGCAGCAGCGGACGCTGCTCGACGCCCTCGTCGCCGAGCTCGGGATCGTCTCCACCGACGTGGAGGCCAACGTCCACGGCCTGTCCAACCGCTTCCAGAGCATCGCCGCCACGACCTGCGAGCAGTCGGAGATCGTCCGCGGGCTCGTCGCCTCGGTCCAGACCGTCCGGATCGACGACCGGACCCTGCAGCTCGGCGACGTCGCTGCCGGCCTCGGCGAGACGCTCACCGCCCTGATCGAGCGGATCACCCTGATGTCGTCCCGCGGGTCGACCCTCGCGCAGGGTCTGGCCGGGGTGCTCGAGGGCCTGTCGTCGGTCGAGGGGAGCGTCGCGCAGATCGAGCGGATCAACCGCCAGACCAACCTGCTCGCCCTGAACGCCAAGATCGAGGCGGCCCGGGCCGGCGCCAGCGGCGCGGCCTTCGCGGTGGTCGCCGACGAGGTGCGCGGCCTCGCCACGACGATCAACGCCCTGTCGGACGTGATCAAGCAGCAGATCGGCACCATGGCGGCCGGCCTGCGCGGCAGCCATGCCCTGCTGGGCGACATCGCGGCGATCGACATGTCCGAGGAGAGCCGGACCGCCGAGACGCGCGTCCGCATGGTGATGCGGGCGCTGGTCGAGCAGAACGCGCAGGTCGCGGGCATCCTGCAGCAGACCGCCGAGACCACGCAGGCCATCACGCAGGACGTGTCGGCGGCGATCGTGGCGATGCAGTTCCAGGACCGGGCCAAGCAGCGCATCCAGAACGTCGAGGGCCTGCTGCGCTCGGCCGGCGCGGAGCTCGGGCGGCTCGCCGACCACAGCGCGGACCGCGTCGCGGCGCCGGATGCCGCGGCCGATCCGGCCTGGATCGCGGCGGCGATCGCCGGCTGCACCCTGGGGGAGGTTCGCGCGCGCCTGACCGAGCGCCTGCTCGGGGGGGCTCCGGCCTCCGAGACGCCGGCCGACGCCGCCGCCGACGATCTGGACGGCATCGACCTGTTCTGA
- a CDS encoding STAS domain-containing protein: protein MSEAPVLTLGPDCTIRTVRALQDTLAAALAGGARLTLDCAAVERADVTFVQIVLAADRTARGRAAGIALVNVPPAVEGAFRRAAIEHPSAPLL, encoded by the coding sequence ATGTCCGAGGCTCCCGTCCTCACGCTCGGTCCCGACTGCACCATCCGGACCGTCCGGGCCCTGCAGGACACGCTGGCGGCGGCGCTCGCCGGCGGGGCGCGCCTCACCCTCGACTGCGCGGCGGTCGAGCGCGCGGACGTCACCTTCGTCCAGATCGTGCTCGCGGCCGACCGGACGGCGCGGGGTCGGGCCGCCGGGATCGCGCTGGTCAACGTCCCCCCGGCGGTCGAGGGCGCGTTCCGGCGCGCCGCGATCGAACACCCCAGCGCGCCGCTCCTCTAG
- a CDS encoding CheR family methyltransferase → MEADPGHLSDRHFRSVADLVQQHAGIQLPPAKRTMVEGRLRKRMRALDLPTLEAYGRHLFEAGHLADEFPHLVDCVTTNKTDFFREPAHFDLLRETIVPRLAARGDRPLLKVWSAAASTGAEAYTLAMVLHDMAADRFRYAILGTDISSEVLDRARTAIYPAEMLDAVPADLRRRYVMVARDPARREGRIVPELRARVRFQRLNLMDETYPIDRDVDLIFCRNVLIYFDKPTQRAVVARLAGHLRPGGYLIVGHSESMAGVGVAGLDQISSTVFGKLRESGR, encoded by the coding sequence ATGGAGGCCGATCCGGGTCACCTGAGCGACCGGCATTTCCGCTCGGTCGCCGACCTCGTCCAGCAGCATGCCGGCATCCAGCTCCCGCCGGCCAAGCGCACCATGGTCGAGGGGCGGCTGCGCAAGCGCATGCGCGCCCTCGATCTCCCGACCCTGGAGGCCTACGGCCGCCACCTGTTCGAGGCCGGCCACCTCGCGGACGAGTTCCCGCACCTCGTCGACTGCGTGACGACGAACAAGACCGACTTCTTCCGCGAGCCCGCGCATTTCGACCTGCTGCGCGAGACGATCGTGCCGCGGCTGGCGGCGCGGGGCGACCGGCCGCTGCTCAAGGTCTGGAGCGCGGCGGCCTCGACCGGTGCCGAGGCCTACACGCTGGCGATGGTCCTGCACGACATGGCCGCCGACCGGTTCCGCTACGCCATCCTCGGGACCGACATCTCCTCGGAGGTCCTCGACCGTGCCCGGACGGCGATCTACCCGGCCGAGATGCTGGACGCCGTGCCGGCGGACCTGCGCCGCCGCTACGTGATGGTCGCGCGCGATCCGGCCCGGCGCGAGGGGCGGATCGTGCCGGAGCTGCGCGCCCGGGTGCGGTTCCAGCGGCTCAACCTGATGGACGAGACCTACCCGATCGACCGGGACGTCGACCTCATCTTCTGCCGCAACGTGCTGATCTACTTCGACAAGCCGACCCAGAGGGCGGTGGTCGCGCGCCTGGCCGGGCACCTGCGCCCCGGCGGCTACCTGATCGTCGGCCATTCCGAATCCATGGCGGGCGTCGGCGTGGCCGGCCTCGACCAGATCTCCTCGACCGTCTTCGGCAAGCTGCGGGAATCCGGCCGGTGA
- a CDS encoding chemotaxis protein CheW, which translates to MSSVWQYLTLGLGAETFGIDVEHVHEILDYRVPAALPQAPAFLLGMIDVRGQSYPVVDLRTKLGLPPVARTPATRIILLNVPMPGRALRVGFVADRVIEVTELDRAEMEAAPEVGGRWNARYIAGIGRRGEAFVVVFDLVALMDGDGPALVATPQAA; encoded by the coding sequence ATGTCCAGTGTGTGGCAGTACCTGACCCTCGGCCTCGGCGCCGAGACCTTCGGGATCGACGTCGAGCACGTCCACGAGATCCTCGACTACCGGGTCCCGGCCGCGCTGCCGCAGGCGCCGGCCTTCCTGCTCGGCATGATCGACGTGCGCGGGCAGAGCTACCCGGTGGTGGACCTGCGGACCAAGCTCGGCCTGCCGCCGGTGGCGCGCACGCCGGCCACCCGGATCATCCTGCTCAACGTGCCGATGCCCGGCCGGGCGCTGCGGGTCGGGTTCGTGGCCGACCGGGTGATCGAGGTGACCGAGCTCGACCGGGCCGAGATGGAGGCGGCGCCCGAGGTCGGCGGGCGCTGGAACGCCCGCTACATCGCGGGGATCGGCCGCCGGGGCGAGGCCTTCGTGGTGGTGTTCGACCTCGTCGCGCTCATGGACGGCGACGGCCCGGCCCTGGTCGCGACCCCGCAGGCCGCCTGA
- a CDS encoding chemotaxis protein CheA: MTALDPAEIFRAEAAELLARLETTLLDLGDRPEDRALIDTAFRALHTIKGSGAMFGFEQVAAFTHDFETAFDRVRRGEVPVGRDLVNVSLSAKDYIRGLIEEPEASAPIIGEAILAELEQLLGAASRPAAPSALLPEPAAERAAAGEGGWQIGIAFAPEILRNGTNPLALLDELRDLGACTIVPRLDALPELPALDPESLAIGWDVTLRAAVPREAIEDVFLFVRDEMTLTLVPVSAAPPDAAPEPAEAAPSPSGPPSRPPSRPPSGLPSGAVPAADLAGRGSGETGPAGPGAVEPAGRAAERVPARRAEERPASSVRVEAERLDELMDRVGELVIAQARLSQLAGLHADPGLKAIAEEIERLSARLRDTTMSIRMVAIGALFGRFRRLVHDLSRDLGKPVEFVTAGEETELDKTVIERLADPLVHLIRNAIDHGIEAPERRAAGGKAATGRITLTAEHVGAQVLVSVRDDGAGLDAARIRAKAEEKGLCAPGAVLTDQQIYQFLFAPGFSTAQEISALSGRGVGMDVVKKTIESLRGTIDIATEPGGGTCVALRLPLTLAIIEGLLIRVGEGRYVIPLAAVEECVELPASERGGRGRDFLNIRGALVPFLRLRSLFGAAGEPDLHQKVIVVAAGEARVGLVADQIIGNHQTVIKSLSKLHADVATFSGATILGDGTAALIIDVGRLVSGGRAEGVREYQEVA; this comes from the coding sequence ATGACTGCTCTCGATCCCGCGGAGATCTTCCGCGCCGAGGCCGCCGAGCTGCTCGCCCGCCTGGAGACGACGCTGCTCGACCTCGGCGACCGGCCCGAGGACCGGGCCCTGATCGACACGGCCTTCCGGGCCCTGCACACCATCAAGGGCTCGGGCGCCATGTTCGGCTTCGAGCAGGTCGCCGCCTTCACCCACGATTTCGAGACCGCCTTCGACCGCGTCCGGCGCGGCGAGGTCCCGGTCGGCCGCGACCTCGTCAACGTCTCCCTCTCGGCCAAGGACTACATCCGCGGCCTCATCGAGGAGCCCGAGGCGAGCGCCCCGATCATCGGCGAGGCCATCCTGGCCGAACTCGAGCAGCTGCTCGGCGCCGCGTCCCGCCCGGCCGCCCCGTCCGCGCTCCTCCCGGAGCCGGCCGCCGAGCGCGCTGCGGCGGGGGAGGGCGGCTGGCAGATCGGCATCGCGTTCGCGCCCGAGATCCTCCGCAACGGGACCAATCCCCTGGCGCTCCTCGACGAGCTGCGCGACCTCGGCGCCTGCACGATCGTGCCGCGCCTCGACGCGCTGCCCGAGCTGCCGGCCCTCGACCCCGAGAGCCTCGCCATCGGCTGGGACGTCACGCTGCGCGCGGCCGTGCCCCGCGAGGCGATCGAGGACGTCTTCCTGTTCGTCCGGGACGAGATGACCCTGACGCTCGTCCCGGTCTCGGCCGCGCCACCGGACGCGGCGCCCGAGCCGGCCGAGGCCGCACCGTCGCCGTCGGGGCCGCCGTCGAGGCCGCCGTCGAGGCCGCCGTCGGGGCTGCCGTCCGGCGCGGTTCCGGCCGCCGATCTCGCCGGCCGCGGGTCCGGCGAGACCGGACCGGCCGGGCCGGGGGCGGTCGAGCCCGCGGGCCGGGCCGCCGAGCGCGTCCCGGCCCGGCGGGCCGAGGAGCGGCCGGCCAGCAGCGTCCGGGTCGAGGCCGAGCGGCTCGACGAGCTGATGGACCGGGTCGGCGAGCTGGTCATCGCCCAGGCGCGGCTCAGCCAGCTCGCCGGCCTGCATGCCGATCCCGGCCTCAAGGCCATCGCCGAGGAGATCGAGCGCCTGTCCGCGCGGCTGCGCGACACCACGATGAGCATCCGCATGGTCGCCATCGGCGCCCTGTTCGGCCGCTTCCGCCGCCTCGTCCACGACCTCTCGCGCGATCTCGGCAAGCCGGTCGAGTTCGTCACCGCCGGCGAGGAGACCGAGCTCGACAAGACCGTGATCGAGCGCCTGGCCGACCCGCTCGTCCACCTGATCCGCAACGCGATCGACCACGGCATCGAGGCGCCCGAGCGCCGCGCGGCCGGCGGCAAGGCCGCCACCGGGCGGATCACGCTCACCGCCGAGCATGTCGGCGCGCAGGTGCTGGTGAGCGTGCGCGACGACGGCGCCGGGCTCGACGCGGCCCGCATCCGCGCCAAGGCCGAGGAGAAGGGCCTGTGCGCGCCGGGCGCGGTGCTCACCGACCAGCAGATCTACCAGTTCCTGTTCGCGCCGGGCTTCTCGACCGCGCAGGAGATCTCGGCCCTGTCGGGGCGCGGGGTCGGCATGGACGTCGTCAAGAAGACGATCGAGAGCCTGCGCGGCACGATCGACATCGCGACCGAGCCGGGCGGCGGCACCTGCGTGGCGCTGCGCCTGCCGCTGACGCTGGCGATCATCGAGGGGCTGCTGATCCGGGTGGGGGAGGGACGCTACGTCATCCCGCTGGCCGCGGTGGAGGAATGCGTCGAGCTGCCCGCCAGCGAGCGCGGCGGCCGCGGGCGGGACTTCCTCAACATCCGCGGCGCGCTGGTGCCGTTCCTGCGGCTGCGCAGCCTGTTCGGGGCCGCGGGCGAGCCGGACCTGCACCAGAAGGTGATCGTGGTGGCCGCCGGTGAGGCGCGGGTCGGCCTGGTGGCGGACCAGATCATCGGCAACCACCAGACCGTCATCAAGTCGCTGTCGAAGCTGCACGCGGACGTGGCGACCTTCTCCGGGGCGACGATCCTGGGTGACGGCACGGCCGCGCTGATCATCGATGTCGGCCGCCTCGTGAGCGGCGGGCGCGCCGAGGGCGTGCGCGAGTACCAGGAGGTGGCGTGA
- a CDS encoding HAMP domain-containing methyl-accepting chemotaxis protein: protein MRFSIKAKLGVGFGAILVLLGTASGVGYQRLTAADATMKYVLSRAEIQKQVLEGKAHAIRSAFNVRGALISPDETQMTEFAKRSATNHGDAMASLAKVKTLLMTDEGRRLYEDLSAKYEKQNALGNRALELTRDNSNGKTWAEINAAGRPALAALRTDLDALINTATDAQSPAGERLARVAAVFKSRVERAWGQLTSATGTTSVEALQQRVALAKQSREEINRSVDELAAASQAAGIAVTAVRERFGTWASSFQRALALVEIGSSVKAAEVASGEYATVSTTAINAFEALADRQKRFMDDAAAQATAESAQGQTILLSVAAAALLMGLGIATWLALSISRGLGRAVSLADAVSMGDLSQTATVTTNDELGDLVGAMGRMTENLNATAALANAIAQGDLTVEARPLSDKDTMGLALQTMLSKLRTVVAEATAAAGNVSAGSQELSASAEQLSQGSTEQASSTEEASASMEEMAANVKQNAENASQTETIARQSAQDAEASGIAVGRAVEAMQTIAQKITIVQEIARQTDLLALNAAVEAARAGEHGRGFAVVASEVRKLAERSQAAAAEIGTLSSDTVKAAQQAGDMLGKLVPDIKKTASLVEEITAACREQDVGSGQINQAIQQLDKVTQQNASASEQVSATSEELATQAEKLQATIAYFRITEAAAPVAGVDQAVTRLRATAARMGTPSAAIRSPSPKRAGARGPAGGGGFALDMGEGDAQDAAFTRVA from the coding sequence ATGCGTTTCTCGATCAAGGCCAAGCTCGGGGTGGGCTTCGGCGCGATCCTCGTTCTCCTGGGGACGGCCAGCGGGGTCGGCTACCAGAGGCTCACGGCCGCCGACGCGACGATGAAGTACGTCCTGAGCCGCGCCGAGATCCAGAAGCAGGTTCTCGAGGGCAAGGCGCACGCCATCCGCAGCGCGTTCAACGTCCGCGGAGCCCTGATCAGCCCGGACGAGACGCAGATGACGGAGTTCGCCAAGCGCTCGGCGACCAACCACGGTGACGCCATGGCGTCCCTGGCCAAGGTGAAGACTCTGCTCATGACCGACGAGGGCAGGAGGCTCTACGAGGACCTGTCGGCCAAGTACGAGAAGCAGAACGCGCTGGGGAACCGGGCTCTGGAGCTGACCCGCGACAATTCCAACGGGAAGACCTGGGCCGAGATCAATGCGGCGGGTCGCCCGGCGCTGGCCGCCCTGCGCACGGACCTCGACGCCCTGATCAACACGGCGACCGACGCCCAGAGCCCCGCCGGAGAGCGGCTCGCCCGGGTCGCCGCGGTGTTCAAGAGCCGGGTCGAGCGGGCCTGGGGGCAGCTGACCTCGGCCACCGGGACCACGAGCGTCGAGGCGCTCCAGCAGCGCGTGGCCCTCGCCAAGCAGTCGCGCGAGGAGATTAACCGGTCGGTGGACGAGCTCGCGGCGGCGTCCCAGGCGGCGGGAATCGCCGTGACGGCTGTCCGCGAGCGGTTCGGAACCTGGGCGTCCTCCTTCCAGCGGGCGCTCGCCCTTGTCGAGATCGGCAGCTCGGTGAAGGCGGCAGAAGTCGCCTCGGGCGAGTACGCCACGGTGAGCACGACCGCGATCAACGCGTTCGAGGCGCTGGCGGATCGGCAGAAGCGGTTCATGGACGACGCCGCGGCCCAGGCCACCGCGGAATCCGCCCAGGGTCAGACGATCCTGCTGAGCGTGGCGGCGGCCGCGCTCCTCATGGGCCTCGGCATCGCGACCTGGCTCGCGCTGTCGATCTCCCGCGGCCTCGGCCGTGCCGTCTCGCTCGCCGACGCGGTGTCGATGGGCGACCTGAGCCAGACCGCGACGGTCACGACCAACGACGAGCTCGGCGACCTCGTCGGCGCCATGGGCCGCATGACCGAGAACCTGAACGCGACCGCGGCGCTCGCCAACGCGATCGCCCAGGGCGACCTCACCGTGGAGGCCCGGCCGCTCTCCGACAAGGACACGATGGGCCTCGCCCTGCAGACCATGCTGTCGAAGCTGCGCACCGTCGTGGCCGAGGCGACCGCGGCGGCCGGCAACGTCTCGGCGGGGTCCCAGGAGCTCTCGGCCTCGGCCGAGCAGCTGTCGCAGGGTTCGACCGAGCAGGCCTCGTCGACCGAGGAAGCCTCGGCCTCCATGGAGGAGATGGCCGCCAACGTGAAGCAGAACGCCGAGAACGCCAGCCAGACCGAGACGATCGCCCGGCAATCGGCCCAGGACGCCGAGGCGAGCGGAATCGCCGTCGGCCGCGCCGTCGAGGCCATGCAGACTATCGCCCAGAAGATCACCATCGTGCAGGAGATCGCCCGCCAGACCGACCTGCTGGCGCTCAACGCCGCCGTGGAGGCGGCCCGGGCCGGTGAGCACGGTCGCGGGTTCGCGGTGGTCGCCAGCGAGGTGCGCAAGCTCGCCGAGCGCAGCCAGGCGGCCGCGGCCGAGATCGGCACGCTCTCGTCCGACACCGTCAAGGCCGCCCAGCAGGCCGGCGACATGCTCGGCAAGCTCGTGCCCGACATCAAGAAGACCGCCAGCCTGGTCGAGGAGATCACCGCCGCCTGCCGCGAGCAGGATGTCGGCTCGGGCCAGATCAACCAGGCGATCCAGCAGCTCGACAAGGTGACCCAGCAGAACGCCAGCGCCTCCGAGCAGGTCTCGGCCACCTCCGAGGAGCTGGCCACCCAGGCCGAGAAGCTGCAGGCGACGATCGCCTACTTCCGGATCACCGAAGCGGCCGCGCCGGTGGCCGGTGTCGACCAGGCGGTGACGCGGCTGCGCGCGACCGCGGCGCGGATGGGCACGCCCTCGGCGGCGATCCGCTCCCCGAGCCCGAAGCGGGCGGGCGCGCGCGGCCCGGCCGGGGGCGGCGGCTTCGCCCTCGACATGGGCGAGGGCGACGCGCAGGACGCCGCCTTCACCCGGGTCGCCTGA
- a CDS encoding chemotaxis protein CheW, with the protein MSGGVARGVVEPGPQAAADGGQRDGRQGGQQVVMFRIGSESFALEAGMVREIIDPIPATRVAGARPHIDRIVNVRGNVVPLADIRERFGMPAASASPDTRFLVLEVPVAGDPVVVALVADKVFAVTEVDPAQCEAVPPVGTTWRPEYIRSIVKAGDEFIIVPELEQILD; encoded by the coding sequence ATGAGCGGCGGCGTGGCGCGCGGAGTCGTCGAGCCCGGCCCGCAGGCGGCCGCCGACGGCGGCCAGCGGGACGGTCGGCAGGGCGGCCAGCAGGTGGTGATGTTCCGGATCGGCTCGGAGAGCTTCGCGCTGGAGGCCGGGATGGTGCGCGAGATCATCGATCCGATCCCGGCGACGCGGGTGGCGGGGGCGCGCCCGCATATCGATCGGATCGTGAACGTGCGCGGCAACGTCGTGCCTCTGGCCGACATCCGCGAGCGGTTCGGGATGCCGGCGGCGTCGGCGAGCCCGGACACGCGCTTCCTCGTCCTGGAGGTGCCGGTAGCGGGCGACCCCGTGGTCGTCGCGCTGGTGGCCGACAAGGTGTTCGCGGTCACGGAGGTCGATCCGGCGCAGTGCGAGGCGGTGCCGCCCGTCGGCACGACCTGGCGCCCGGAGTACATCCGCTCGATCGTCAAGGCGGGGGACGAATTCATCATCGTCCCCGAGCTCGAGCAGATCCTCGACTGA
- a CDS encoding protein-glutamate methylesterase/protein-glutamine glutaminase, producing MSASRPIRVLIVDDSASVRQTLCSILGTAPDIEILGTAADPFIAARRIQEEIPDVIILDLEMPRMDGLTFLRKIMAQKPLPVIVCSTLTEAGSRILFEVLEAGAVDVLPKPRVDTRQFLLESTVRVCDAVRAAARAKLRGSRPSRPLVEAKLSADVVLPPPVPGRVVAGTDRIVCIGASTGGTEALRDVLEVLPAESPGLVIVQHMPEHFTAAFAKRLNGLCAIAVKEAEDGDPVVRGRALIAPGGRHLMVERRGGSYAVSVKDGPLVARHRPSVDVLFRSAARAAAANALGILLTGMGDDGANGLLEMRRAGAQTVAQDEASCVVFGMPKEAIDRGAAAKILPLEQMHLEIRRFGLPAAR from the coding sequence GTGAGCGCGTCCAGACCGATCCGCGTCCTGATCGTCGACGACTCGGCCTCCGTCCGCCAGACGCTGTGCAGCATCCTGGGGACGGCGCCCGACATCGAGATCCTGGGCACCGCCGCCGATCCGTTCATCGCGGCGCGCCGCATCCAGGAGGAGATCCCGGACGTCATCATCCTCGATCTCGAGATGCCGCGCATGGACGGCCTGACCTTCCTGCGCAAGATCATGGCGCAGAAGCCGCTCCCGGTGATCGTCTGCTCGACCCTGACCGAGGCCGGGTCCCGGATCCTGTTCGAGGTGCTGGAGGCGGGCGCCGTCGACGTGCTGCCGAAACCGCGCGTCGACACCCGCCAGTTCCTGCTCGAGTCCACGGTCCGGGTCTGCGACGCGGTCCGGGCCGCCGCCCGGGCCAAGCTGCGCGGGAGCCGGCCGTCCCGGCCGCTGGTGGAGGCGAAGCTCTCGGCCGACGTCGTCCTGCCGCCGCCCGTGCCCGGGCGCGTCGTGGCCGGGACCGACCGGATCGTCTGCATCGGCGCGTCGACGGGCGGCACGGAGGCGCTGCGCGACGTGCTCGAGGTGCTGCCCGCCGAGTCCCCCGGTCTCGTCATCGTGCAGCACATGCCGGAGCATTTCACGGCGGCGTTCGCCAAGCGCCTGAACGGCCTCTGCGCGATCGCCGTCAAGGAGGCGGAGGACGGCGATCCCGTGGTGCGGGGCCGTGCCCTGATCGCCCCGGGCGGGCGGCACCTCATGGTCGAGCGCCGGGGCGGCAGCTACGCGGTGTCGGTGAAGGACGGTCCCCTCGTCGCGCGCCACCGCCCGTCGGTCGACGTCCTGTTCCGGTCGGCCGCCCGGGCCGCGGCCGCGAACGCGCTCGGCATCCTGCTGACCGGCATGGGCGACGACGGCGCCAACGGCCTGCTGGAGATGCGCCGCGCCGGGGCGCAGACGGTCGCCCAGGACGAGGCGAGCTGCGTCGTGTTCGGGATGCCCAAGGAGGCGATCGACCGCGGTGCGGCCGCCAAGATCCTGCCGCTGGAGCAGATGCACCTGGAGATCCGGCGCTTCGGCCTGCCCGCGGCGCGCTGA